In Solanum lycopersicum chromosome 5, SLM_r2.1, the following are encoded in one genomic region:
- the LOC101250696 gene encoding GDSL esterase/lipase At2g04570: MEAYYKFIPCLIIIFVQLTIIIPCVIGGKVPAIIVFGDSSVDAGNNNQISTVLKSNFEPYGRDFYGKMPTGRFCNGRIPPDFISEAFGLRPFVPAYLDPMFSITDFAGGVCFASAGTGYDNATSQVLNVIPLWKEIENYKEYQKKLEAYVGRKKAKYIIQEALYLVSLGTNDFLENYYSIQSKRASQFTIEQYQGFLIELAENFIKEIYQLGARKISFTGLPPMGCLPLERATNIIGGHGVACNEKYNDCALRFNVMLNGLVDKLNRELPGMKMVFSNPYELILQIIRNPSSFGFEVAGVACCGTGLFEMSYLCDKLNPLTCTDANKYVFWDSFHLSQKTNLIITNFLMKNVLNQFL; encoded by the exons atggaagctTATTACAAGTTCATTCCAtgtcttattataatttttgttcaactaactattattatcccttGTGTTATAGGAGGAAAAGTTCCAGCAATTATAGTATTCGGCGATTCATCGGTAGATGCTggaaataataatcaaatttctACTGTTCTTAAGAGTAATTTTGAGCCTTATGGACGTGATTTTTATGGTAAAATGCCAACAGGAAGATTTTGTAATGGGCGTATTCCGCCTGATTTTATATCAGAGGCTTTTGGTTTGAGACCATTTGTGCCTGCTTATTTGGATCCAATGTTTAGTATTACTGATTTTGCTGGTGGAGTTTGTTTTGCTTCTGCTGGTACTGGTTATGATAATGCCACTTCTCAAGTTCTA AATGTGATACCATTGTGGAAGGAAATAGAGAACTACAAGGAGTATCAAAAGAAACTAGAAGCATATGTAGGGAGGAAAAAAGCAAAATACATAATACAAGAAGCACTCTATCTAGTGAGCTTGGGAACAAATGATTTCTTGgaaaattattattcaatacAAAGCAAACGTGCATCTCAATTTACAATAGAACAATATCAAGGCTTTCTAATTGAACTTGCTGAGAATTTTATCAAAGAAATTTATCAACTTGGAGCTAGGAAAATATCATTTACTGGACTTCCTCCAATGGGATGTTTACCTTTAGAAAGAGCAACAAATATTATAGGAGGACATGGAGTTGCATGCAATGAGAAATATAATGATTGTGCTTTGAGGTTTAATGTGATGTTGAATGGTTTGGTTGACAAGTTAAATAGGGAACTTCCAGGGATGAAAATGGTTTTTTCTAATCCATATGAGCTCATACTTCAAATTATCAGAAATCCTTCCTCATTTG GATTTGAGGTGGCTGGTGTAGCATGTTGTGGCACAGGATTATTTGAAATGAGTTATTTATGTGACAAATTAAACCCACTAACATGCACTGAtgcaaataaatatgtattttgggATTCTTTCCATCTCTCCCAAAAAACTAATCTCATTATCACCAATTTCTTGATGAAAAATGTACTCaatcaatttttataa
- the LOC138348925 gene encoding uncharacterized protein: MAPRDGNESDNDEEIQNQMTSQETGTTEEIRVLRQQMAEMYEAWMSGQPPPSSIRDYFNTNMSHPIQVSTSDPIYPPGFDPYANTSNVAGTSMASPSNTPVISNPLFVSTAPTNSIPQPTMMPKSNSDPPPKVRREQSYTLEETIKIPSSHPHIHQYSSPVEIERMAKNEEHEEMTKKMKSLEQSIRDMQGLGGHKGISFSDLCMFLHVHLPAGFKTTKFEKYDGHGDPIAHLKRYCNQLRGAEGKEELFMAYFGESLIGITSEWFIDQDITNWHTWDDLTRCFVQQFQYNIDIVPDRSSLANMRKNTTENFREYAIRWREQAARVKPPMKESEMIDVFLQAQEPDYFHYLLSAVGKIFAEVIKVGEMVENGIKSGKIVSQAALKATTQVLQNGSGNIGGKKRREDVAAIVSAPRTHVQGNSSQHYFPSQAPQYSVPYTPYHVFNAQPIAPPSYPQWRAPTPQNHPPPPQVHQNTARIPFRPRPQYKKGNGVKGEFTPIGESYASLFQKLRTLNVLSPIERKMSNPPSRNLDYSQHCAYCSNAPCHNIERCWYLKRVIQDLIDSNRIIVESLSGPNINQNPLPRHTETNMLEMMKGHEDFASPYKPILRGGTGIEKSANVVDLTKMMPLGAESVLEKLSPSNTPILTVKGALEDVWASPSKAKSFVPKRPNKPILIMQGAHIPPVIIRPVSQLPMTNPKAVPWNYEPTVVTYKGKEVAEEIDEVGGITRSGRCYVPMELRKTKNDQIQVKSPVTEGEAKEFLRKMKLSDYSVVEQLRKIPAQISLLSLLIHSDEHRKAVMKILNEAHVPSKVTVSQLEKIAGRIFEVNRITFSDDELPKEGTGHNQGLHITVKCELSYVTRVLIDGGSGANICPLSTLQKLNVSAERVRPNNVCVRAFDGSKTDVIGEIDLVLTIGPVDFAVNFQMLDINASYNLFLGRPWVHKAGAVPSTLHQMIKFE; this comes from the coding sequence ATGGCCCCCAGAGACGGAAATGAATCGGACAATGATGAGGAGATCCAAAACCAGATGACTTCACAAGAAACAGGGACAACAGAAGAGATAAGGGTGTTAAGACAACAAATGGCAGAGATGTACGAGGCTTGGATGAGTGGACAACCTCCACCATCTTCAATCCGAgactattttaatacaaatatgtctCACCCTATCCAGGTGTCGACAAGCGATCCGATATATCCCCCTGGATTCGACCCCTATGCCAACACATCCAATGTCGCTGGAACTTCTATGGCAAGCCCTTCGAATACGCCTGTAATAAGTAACCCACTCTTTGTGTCAACTGCCCCGACTAACAGCATCCCGCAGCCAACGATGATGCCCAAATCCAACAGCGATCCTCCGCCCAAAGTTCGGCGTGAGCAGAGTTACACTCTTGAAGAGACCATTAAAATTCCAAGTTCTCATCCCCACATTCATCAATATAGTTCCCCTGTTGAAATTGAGAGGATGGCCAAGAatgaggaacatgaagaaatgactaagaaaatgaagagtttggaaCAGAGTATAAGAGATATGCAAGGACTAGGAGGCCACAAAGGCATCTCGTTCAGTGACTTGTGTATGTTTCTTCACGTCCATTTGCCTGCTGGTTTTAAAACtacaaagtttgaaaaatacgATGGTCACGGAGACCCCATAGCTCATCTAAAGAGATATTGCAACCAATTGAGGGGTGCAGAGGGCAAAGAAGAGTTATTTATGGCCTATTTTGGAGAAAGCTTAATAGGGATTACATCTGAATGGTTCATAGATCAAGATATCACCAACTGGCACACATGGGATGATTTGACTCGATGTTTTGTACAACAATTCcaatataatattgacattGTTCCAGATCGCTCCTCGTTAGCCAACATGAGAAAAAATACCACGGAAAATTTTCGTGAATATGCTATCAGATGGAGGGAACAAGCTGCTAGGGTTAAACCACCGATGAAGGAGTCAGAGATGATTGACGTTTTTCTCCAGGcgcaagaacctgattacttTCACTATCTGCTTTCTGCCGTAGGGAAGATATTCGCTGAAGTTATTAAGGTAGGGGAAATGGTGGAAAATGGCATCAAGTCTGGAAAGATTGTAAGTCAAGCTGCCTTAAAAGCCACAACACAAGTGCTTCAAAATGGTTCTGGAAATATTGGAGGGAAGAAGAGAAGGGAGGATGTGGCCGCTATTGTATCAGCGCCTAGAACTCATGTCCAAGGTAATTCCTCACAACACTATTTTCCTTCCCAAGCTCCACAATATTCTGTCCCATACACTccatatcatgtttttaatgCACAACCAATTGCACCCCCTTCTTATCCACAATGGCGTGCACCAACTCCACAAAATCATCCACCACCCCCACAAGTTCATCAAAACACTGCTAGAATTCCTTTCCGTCCCAGACCACAATACAAAAAGGGAAATGGCGTTAAAGGTGAGTTCACTCCTATTGGGGAGTCGTATGCTAGCttgtttcaaaaattaaggacatTGAATGTTTTGAGTCCTATTGAGAGAAAGATGTCGAATCCTCCCTCGAGAAATTTGGATTATTCTCAACATTGCGCATATTGTTCTAATGCCCCATGTCACAACATAGAGAGATGTTGGTATTTGAAAAGGGTCATTCAGGATTTGATCGATTCTAATAGAATTATAGTTGAAAGTCTGAGTGGACCCAACATCAATCAAAATCCATTGCCGAGGCATACTGAAACAAACATGCTAGAAATGATGAAGGGTCATGAAGATTTTGCATCTCCGTATAAGCCAATCCTTAGGGGTGGAACTGGCATTGAGAAGTCAGCAAATGttgttgatttaacaaaaatgatgCCTTTAGGGGCGGAAAGTGTGTTAGAAAAGTTGAGTCCATCAAACACACCCATCTTAACTGTGAAAGGAGCCCTTGAAGATGTTTGGGCAAGTCCGAGTAAGGCAAAATCGTTTGTTCCAAAAAGGCCAAACAAACCTATCTTGATCATGCAAGGGGCCCATATTCCTCCTGTGATTATCAGGCCAGTATCCCAGCTCCCAATGACTAACCCCAAAGCTGTTCCTTGGAATTATGAACCTACTGTCGTGACATACAAGGGAAAAGAAGTTGCTGAAGAAATAGATGAAGTGGGAGGAATAACTCGTTCAGGAAGATGTTATGTCCCGATGGAGttaaggaaaactaaaaatgaccaaatacAAGTAAAGAGTCCGGTCACTGAAGGAGAGGCAAAGGAATTTCTAAGGAAGATGAAACTATCAGACTACTCCGTGGTggaacaattaagaaaaattcCAGCCCAAATCTCTTTGTTGTCTTTGCTAATACATTCTGATGAACATCGTAAGgctgtaatgaaaattttgaatgaagcaCATGTTCCTAGTAAAGTTACAGTGAGTCAGTTAGAGAAGATTGCTGGGAGAATATTTGAGGTAAACCGCATCACCTTTTCAGATGATGAACTACCCAAAGAAGGTACAGGACATAACCAAGGCCTACATATCACTGTAAAGTGTGAGCTTTCATATGTCACTCGAGTTCTAATTGATGGAGGATCTGGAGCAAATATTTGTCCTTTATCAACTCTACAGAAATTGAATGTTAGTGCTGAAAGGGTCCGACCCAACAATGTATGTGTTAGAGCTTTTGATGGGTCAAAAACAGATGTTATTGGTGAGATAGATCTCGTACTAACCATAGGGCCTGTGGATTTCGCTGTGAATTTTCAAATGTTGGATATCAACGCGTCCTACAATCTATTTTTGGGGAGGCCATGGGTGCATAAGGCTGGAGCCGTCCCCTCAACATTGCATCAAATGATTAAGTTTGAATAA